A stretch of Suncus etruscus isolate mSunEtr1 chromosome 9, mSunEtr1.pri.cur, whole genome shotgun sequence DNA encodes these proteins:
- the LOC126018490 gene encoding olfactory receptor 52P1 gives MLRSLDQTMESPNNTDLDPSVFFLLGIPGLEKFHLWLSLPVCCLGTATIVGNVTILVVVATEPTLHKPVYLFLCMLSTIDLAASFSTVPKLLAILWCGAGHISASACLAQMFFIHAFCMMESTVLLAMAFDRYVAICHPLRYATVLTDTIIARIGIAAMIRGSMLMLPCPFLIRRLDFCKSHVIPHTYCEHMAVVKLACGDTRPNRVYGLTAALLVIGVDLFCIGLSYVLIARAVLRLSSHEARTKALGTCGSHVCVILISYTPALFSFFTHRFGRHVPLHIHILLANVYLLFPPALNPMVYGVKTKEIRVRVIRVFQRGSVLG, from the coding sequence ATGCTGAGATCTCTTGACCAGACCATGGAGTCTCCCAATAACACAGATCTGGATCCTTCAGTTTTCTTCCTCCTGGGGATTCCAGGTCTGGAAAAGTTCCACCTATGGCTCTCACTCCCTGTGTGCTGTCTAGGAACAGCCACAATTGTGGGTAACGTAACCATACTGGTTGTTGTTGCCACAGAACCAACCCTGCACAAGCCTGTATATCTATTCCTGTGCATGCTTTCAACCATCGACTTGGCTGCCTCCTTTTCCACAGTCCCCAAACTACTAGCCATCCTATGGTGTGGAGCTGGACACATCTCTGCCTCTGCATGTCTGGCACAGATGTTTTTCATTCATGCCTTCTGTATGATGGAATCTACAGTGCTGCTGGCCATGGCCTTTGATCGCTATGTGGCCATTTGCCACCCACTCCGCTATGCCACTGTCCTCACTGACACTATAATTGCCCGCATTGGGATTGCTGCGATGATTCGAGGTTCTATGCTCATGTTGCCATGCCCTTTTCTCATTAGGCGCTTAGACTTTTGCAAAAGCCATGTGATACCACACACATATTGTGAGCACATGGCTGTAGTAAAGCTAGCTTGTGGAGACACCAGACCTAACCGTGTGTATGGGTTGACAGCAGCGCTGTTAGTTATTGGAGTTGATTTGTTTTGCATTGGTCTCTCTTATGTCCTCATTGCCCGAGCTGTCCTTCGTCTCTCATCCCATGAAGCTCGGACCAAGGCCTTAGGAACTTGTGGCTCTCATGTCTGTGTCATCCTAATTTCATACACACcggctctcttctcttttttcaccCATCGTTTTGGCCGCCATGTTCCACTTCATATTCATATTCTTTTGGCCAATGTATATTTACTCTTTCCTCCTGCTCTCAACCCTATGGTATATGGAGTTAAGACCAAGGAGATTCGGGTTAGAGTTATCAGAGTGTTCCAAAGAGGGTCGGTACTCGGGTAA